Genomic DNA from Lactococcus garvieae:
TTATTGGGCAATTTGGCACAACAGGTATGAATATGGATACTTTCCAAGAAATGAACGAAGATCCTATTTATGCTGATGTTTCTGTTTATCATCGGGTCGTTATGACAGCACAATCTTTGCCTCATATTATTGATGAAGCTATTCGTCAAGCCTATAGTAAAAAAGGTGTAGCTGTTGTACAGCTTCCCGTTGATTTAGGTTGGCAAGATATTGCAGTTGGTTCATGGTTTGACGCCAGTCAAGCATATATACAACCAGAATTTGCTGATCCCCAACAACCTGTTCTTGACAAAGCGGCAGAGCTTTTGCAAAATGCTGAACGTCCTGTTATTTTTGCAGGTATTGGTATGAGAGGTGCCAACTCTGAGTTGGTAGAATTTTCAAGAAAAATTAAAGCGCCGATTATGGTATCAGCCCTTGCTATTGACATGGTCGATGATGATTACGAAGCTTTTCTTGGCTCTCCTACCCGTGTTTCAAGAAAGCCTGCTAATGATGCAATCGCCAATGCAGATACAGTCTTGATGCTGGGAACAAATCAACCTTTTATTGATGTGACTAATATGTTTGAACATGTAAAGCATGTAATACAAGTGGATATTGATCCAGCTAAACTTGGCAAACGCCAACGCACCGAGCTTAGTATTTTAGCGGATGCTAAGAAAGTAGTTCTTGCCTTAACTCAACAAATGAATGAACGCGAAGCAACACCTTGGTGGCGCGCAAATATAAAAAATGTTCGTAACTGGAAAGACTATACAACTTCTCTAGAAACGGATAAACAAGAACCATTAAATCTTTACCAAGTTTATCATGCTATCAATAACGTAGCTAAAAATGATGCTCTCTTTTCAACTGATGTCGGTGATGTAACGATGACTTCCGTACGTCATTTACATTTAGGTAAGGGTCAGTTATGGCGTACCTCTGGCTTATTTGCCACTATGGGTGTCGGTCTTCCGGGAGCTATCTCAGCAAAACTGGACTTTCCAAATCGTCAAGTATGGTCACTCTCAGGGGATGGCGCGTTTTCTATGGTTATGCAAGACTTGGCAACTCAGGCTCAAGAAAAGTTAGCCATCATCAATGTTGTTTTTTCTAATGAGCAGTTTGGCTTTATTAAAGATGAGCAAGAAACAACTAATAAAGGCTATCTTGGAGTAGAATTTACTGGCATTGATTTTGCCAAGGTAGCAGAAGCAATGGGCGTTCGTGGATTTACGGTCAGAAAAGTGGAGGAGTTATACACTGTTTTTGCTGAAGCTACACAACTGGCTGAATCCGGCCTTCCTGTTTTGATTGATGCAAAAATAACTGGGGAGAGCCCTATCCCAGTCGAACGATTGCAACTTGACCCTAAAAAATATTCGCAAGAAACAATTGACTCTTTCAAAAAACGTTTTCACGCAGAAATATTACAACCTTTCGCTGTATTTATGGAAGAAGAAGGTTTGATTGAAGCTGGAAAAGCAACCGATTTAGGTGGATTTTAGAAAGCCTAGGAGAAAATATGGATAACTCAAAAATAAATAATCACGAAGCGACTGTTGAAAATCTAGAAGAAGCAGGGTATCGTCGCTACCAAGGCGATGAGATGGATATCTATTACAATGTCAATATCTGTGAACATGTGGGAGAGTGTGTACGTGGTAATGCTGCAGTATGGGAGGTAGGGCGTAAACCTTGGATATTACCAAATAATGGTGAAAAGTTAGATAACCAACGTATAATTAATCGTTGCCCATCTGGTGCTTTAAAATATATCAAATAGAAAACGGAGGAGTGTATGAAAACTGTTGAAGAGGAAAACAATATCGTCTTATATAATGATGAAAATGAGCGTATTGGAGAAATGACATTAATGAAGATGGGGAACAATATTGTTGTTACTCATACAGGTGTAGCTATTGAATACCGTGGTCAAGGTTTAGCGAAACTACTTATAAAAGCGGGAATAGAAAAAGCGCGTAAAGAGAATTTGAAGTTACAAGCAACCTGTCCTTATGCAGCTAACTATTTTAGAGCGCATAAAGAAGAACTACAAGATGTTTTAAAGTAAAAAGAAATAAGTCAAAACATTAGCGTTTTGGCTTTTTTCCTATTAATATAGAATTATGACACTAAAAGAGTAAAAAGGAGGTAGCAATGAAGAAATATGATTATATCGTGATTGGTTCTGGACCAGGTGGTAATGCCTTAGCCTATGCTTTAAAAGCACAGGGACATTCTGTGCTTATCGTAGAGAAAGACAAATGGGGAGGCACTTGCCCAAATTATGGCTGTGACCCAACAAAAATAATGATGGCTCTTGTGGAAACCAAGCAAAGAGCAGAAAACCTTGCTGTTGCAGGTCTACATGGTAGTTTACATATTGACTGGAAGGAAATGCTCGCGCGTAAAAATGCTTACAGTGATACGATCCCGTCCGGAACCAAGGAAGGGCTAAAAGCTGCTGAGATTGATCTCGCGTATGGAGCTGCTCGGTTTACTGAATCGGGAAAACTGATGGTTTCTGATGAAGAGTACACAGCGGATACGTATATCATAGCTACTGGTGCGCGTCCACGTGTCTTAGATATTGAGGGCCATGAACTTTTGCTGAACTCCAATCAGTTTTTAGAGTTAGAAGAATTACCAAAACATCTGATTTTTTTAGGTTCTGGTTATGTCTCTCTCGAACTCGCTCAAATTGCTAATGCTGCAGGTTCAAAGGTTACAGTCATCACACACGGAAGCTTATCCATCAAAGGCTTTGATGAGGAATTTGCAACTTCTTATATACAGCAATTGCAAAAAGAGGGAATTACTTTTATCGAGAAATTTTCTACGAAAAAAGTTGAGCAGACTACCTCTGGACTACAAATTAGTGCTGAAGACGGCCGTGAATTTACAGCAGACGCCGTGGTATCAGCGGTGGGCCGTGTGGCCAATATTGAAGACCTTAATCTTAAAGCAGTGGGCATAAAGGGTGATGAAAAAGGTATTCGTGTCAACGAATTTTTACAAACAGCAAATCCGAATATCTATGCTTTAGGTGATGTTTTATACAAAAAAACACCAAAATTAACACCAGTTTCGGGATATGAAGCTCGATATTTAGCAGATTATTTCTCTGAGAAATCTGAAACAAAATCTGCCATTAATTATCCAGCCTTAGCTACTGTTATTTTTGGTTCAAGTAAATTAGCTACGATTGGACAAACCGAAATACTTGATGCAAAAAATGAACGAAGTTTAGATATGACGGATTGGTATACTTATAAGCGTATAGCTGACCCGCTTTCAAAAATAAAAATTATTGTAAATCAAAAGGATGAGATACTGGGCGCTACCATCTTGTCAACTGTTGCGGAAGAGCTCGTAAATATCTTGAATTTTTGTATAAATCAAAAAATAAATTTAGACAAATTTCAAAATATGATCATGGCTTATCCTACGATCGCCAGTGATTTGTTCTATTTATATTGATTAAAACGGGAGAAGGGCCTATTTTAGGCTCTTTTTTTATTTTCTTAATTAATCTAACCATTTTTAGTTTCTACTTGACATATCCTTAGAGAGCGATTACAATAGTTATATGAAATGTGAGAACGTTTCCACATTCTAACATAAGGGGGAAATATTGGTTACAATCAAACAGGTTGCTTTAGAAGCTGGTGTATCCGTATCGACTGTTTCACGATATATCACTCAAAAAGGCTATGTAAGTTCGGAAGCAGAAGCAAAAATAAAAAAAGCCATTGATATTTTGAATTATTCGCCCAATATCTCAGCACAGTCGCTTAAAAATAAGAAAAGTAAACTGGTTGGTCTTTTATTACCAGATATATCAAATCCTTTCTTCCCTATGTTAGCTAAAGGAGTTGAGGAATTTCTCCGTGAAAAAGGCTATCAAGTAATTTTAGGCAATGTTAATGATGACAGCAAAATTACAAAATCCTACTTGCAATTTCTTGTTCAAAGTAATGCGGCCGGGGTTATTACTACTGTGGATTTTAAGGATGAATTTCCTGAATTTGACCTTCCAGCTGTAACAGTAGATCGTGTAAGTAAAAAAAGTGAATTTGGTGTCTTTTCGGACAACAGTCAAGGCGGTCTTTTAGCAGCCAAGGCAGTGGTTGATGCTGGAGCAGAAAAAATTGCGATAATTCGTGGTCCACTTACAACTGATAATACCAATGAGCGGTTTAATTCGAGTGTTAAATATTTGGATAAAGTATCAGTCACTTATCAAATCTTTCAAAGCAGGAGCTATGATTTTTCTGAGATTCAAGCAGAAGCTGAACAGCTTTTGAAAGAGCATAATACATTTGATACTATTATTTTACCCTCAGATATTCATGCTGTAGCTTATATTCAAGAAATTCATCGTTTGAATAAGCAGATTCCTGAAGATATTCAAGTGATTGGTTATGATGATATTTTGATGAGCCAATACATTTATCCCGCCTTATCTACCATTCATCAACCTGCTTATGAGATGGGGTATGAAGCCGCACAGTTAATCTATAAACTGGCGAATGATGAACCCATAGAGCAAAAGCAAATTAAGCTGAAAGTTTCTTATGTTGAACGTGACAGCACAAAAAAATAAAGGAGAAGGAAAATGAATAAGATTACAATTATTGGAAGTATTAATCTAGATACCACCTTGAGAGTAAGTAATATGCCTAAGCCTGGTGAAACTTTACACGCTAAAGAACATTTTACTGCTGGTGGTGGTAAAGGCGCAAACCAAGCGGTTGCTGCTAAACGTTCGGGTGCAGACACTTACTTTATTGGTGCTATTGGGAAAGATGGAGCGGGTCAAATGATGAGTGAGCTTCTCGAGTACGAAGAAATTGATACATCAGCCGTTGAAGTCTTAGAGAGCCAATCTACTGGTCAAGCCTTCATTACAGTTGATGATTCTGGTGAAAACAGTATTATGATTTTTTCAGGAGCAAATAATGCTTTTACACCAGAACATGTAGAAAAATCCCAAGATATTATCAAAAAAAGTGATTTCTTGATTGCACAATTTGAAAGTTCATTGGATAGTACTGTCGCTGCATTCAAAGTTGCCAAGAAAAACCAAGTAAGAACGATTCTGAATCCAGCACCCGCTCGAACAGATATTCCCCAAGATTTATTGGCAACTACCGACATCATCGTGCCTAACGAGACAGAAGCAGAGCTTATTACAGGTATTAAAGTGACGGATAATGAGAGTCTTAAAGCAGCAGCCGATTATTTCCATAATATTGGTATCAAAGCCGTAATTATTACTCTTGGCAGTAAGGGCGCTTATTATGATATCGATGGTGGAAAATCTGGCATTGTTCCCGCATTTAAGGTCAATGCAGTGGATACAACTGCTGCGGGTGATACTTTCATTGGTGCTATGAGTACAGTTTTAAAAGCGGACTTCAGCAATATCATAGAAGCAATTACTTATGGTAGTAGAGCCTCCTCTATAACTGTACAAAGATATGGTGCTCAACCATCAATTCCCTATAAAAACGAATTAGTTTAGGAGTCATCTCAATGAAAAAAACAAAAGTTATAAATTCTGATATTTCACGTGTGATTGCCCAAATGGGTCATTTTGATAAACTGAGTATCGGTGATGCAGGTATGCCTGTACCTAAGGGAACAGAAAAAATAGATTTAGCTGTTGACAATGGGATTCCGAGCTTTATGGATGTTTTGAATAATGTTCTTGAAGAATTAGAAGTTCAAAAAGTTTATCTTGCTGAAGAAATCAAAGAGAATAATCCAGTTATTTTGGATCAAATCAAAGATCGTTTACCTGACACGCCTATTGAATTTATCCCTCATGCTGAGATGAAATCAGAGTTGAATAATTGCCATGCTTTTATTCGTACAGGTGAAATGACACCCTATGCAAATATTTTATTAGAAAGTAATGTTGTATTTTAAAGACAACTAGGAGAAAATAAAAAATATGAACACAACCGCACTATTAATCGGCCTTGGCCCACTTCTTGGTTGGGGACTTTACCCCACTATCGTTTCTAAAATTGGTGGGAAACCTGTCAATCAAATCTTAGGTTCAACTTTAGGTACCTTAATTTTTGCAATTGTATTTTCAATGTCTCAAGGCATTCATTTTGCTTCAGGTATGAACTTATTTCTCGGTATTTTATCAGGTATCGGTTGGGCTGCTGGACAAATCGTTACTTTTTACTGTTTCAGCCTCATCGGTTCTTCAAAAGTAATGCCAATTACGACAGCATTTCAACTGTTGGCTGCTTCATTATGGGGCGTTATTGCACTTGGCAACTGGCCGGGCGTAAGCGCTAAAATTTTAGGTGGCTTTTCTCTCATCCTTATTATTTTTGGGGCCAGCTTGACAGTTTGGTCTGAGAAAAAAACACCAGCCAGCACGGATCTCTTAAGAAAAGTTGTTATTTTCTTAGCAATCGGTACAATTGGTTACTGGGGTTACTCTGCAGCACCACAAGCAAGTAGTCTTTCAGGGCAAGAAGCTTTTCTGCCTCAAGCTATCGGTATGCTTTTGACAGCTCTTATCTATAGCATAGTCGTTTCTTTCAAAGAGAAGTCTAAAATGGCCATCTTCGAAAGTGTTTCATACAAGCACATTCTCTCCGGTTTCTTCTTTGCTTTTGCAGCGTTGACTTATCTTATCTCAGCGCAACCGGATATGAATGGTTTAGCTACTGGTTTCATTCTTTCACAAACGTCAGTTGTCTTGGCTACATTGACAGGTATTTGGTTCTTGAATCAAAGAAAAACTAAAAAAGAAATGCTTTTAACACTCCTGGGTCTGCTTTTAATCATTATTGCAGCGACGATTACTGTTACTATTTAATATAAAAATGCAGCTGAAAAAACAGTTGCCTTTTTATTATTTTAAACCCTAAAACGCTTAAATAACCTTTTCTAAATATGATATACTTAATATAAAAGAAAGGAGCATAGTATGCGAAAAAATAAGGATATTGTAGTATATGGGGAGGCACTAGTTTTAGTCTGAACCATGTAGCCTCCCAATAAGTTTAAACTACTTTTGGAGGAACAAAAAATTGAACACAACTTACAACTTAAAAGAACTCGGTTTTAAAGAAAAATTTAAAACACAAGCTGAAGAATATCCTACTTTGTATCCTGGACGAATTACTGAGCAAACAAGAGAATTATACAAGGTGGCGACAGATTATGGTGAAATAACTGCGGAAGTATCAGGAAAATTTCGCTATGAAGCTTTAGATTTGGCAGGATTTCCTACCGTGGGCGACTTTGTCATGCTCGACAGAGTGACAAATGATATAGGAATAGCACAAATTCAGTATTGTTTAAATCGTCAATCTAAGCTTATCCGAAAAGCCGCAGGTACGGCTCATGAGCGACAAATTATCGCTTCCAACATTGATAAAGTGCTTATTTGTATGTCACTCAATGAAGATTTTAACTTACGTAGAGCAGAGCGTTATCTCTCATTAGTCTGGGAATCTGGAGCGATTCCGGTTTTTGTATTAACCAAGACAGATATTGCCCAAGATTTAGATAAAAAACTCAAAGACTTACAAGAAATAAGTTTTGGAGTTGATATTTTCTTGACAAGTTCGCTTAATGAAGCAGACTATCGTTTCCTTTTAGATTATATTAAAGAAGGAGAAACGATTGTTCTTATTGGGTCATCTGGTGTAGGCAAGTCAACATTGGTCAATT
This window encodes:
- the rbsK gene encoding ribokinase; this translates as MNKITIIGSINLDTTLRVSNMPKPGETLHAKEHFTAGGGKGANQAVAAKRSGADTYFIGAIGKDGAGQMMSELLEYEEIDTSAVEVLESQSTGQAFITVDDSGENSIMIFSGANNAFTPEHVEKSQDIIKKSDFLIAQFESSLDSTVAAFKVAKKNQVRTILNPAPARTDIPQDLLATTDIIVPNETEAELITGIKVTDNESLKAAADYFHNIGIKAVIITLGSKGAYYDIDGGKSGIVPAFKVNAVDTTAAGDTFIGAMSTVLKADFSNIIEAITYGSRASSITVQRYGAQPSIPYKNELV
- a CDS encoding dihydrolipoyl dehydrogenase family protein — encoded protein: MKKYDYIVIGSGPGGNALAYALKAQGHSVLIVEKDKWGGTCPNYGCDPTKIMMALVETKQRAENLAVAGLHGSLHIDWKEMLARKNAYSDTIPSGTKEGLKAAEIDLAYGAARFTESGKLMVSDEEYTADTYIIATGARPRVLDIEGHELLLNSNQFLELEELPKHLIFLGSGYVSLELAQIANAAGSKVTVITHGSLSIKGFDEEFATSYIQQLQKEGITFIEKFSTKKVEQTTSGLQISAEDGREFTADAVVSAVGRVANIEDLNLKAVGIKGDEKGIRVNEFLQTANPNIYALGDVLYKKTPKLTPVSGYEARYLADYFSEKSETKSAINYPALATVIFGSSKLATIGQTEILDAKNERSLDMTDWYTYKRIADPLSKIKIIVNQKDEILGATILSTVAEELVNILNFCINQKINLDKFQNMIMAYPTIASDLFYLY
- a CDS encoding (4Fe-4S)-binding protein, translated to MDNSKINNHEATVENLEEAGYRRYQGDEMDIYYNVNICEHVGECVRGNAAVWEVGRKPWILPNNGEKLDNQRIINRCPSGALKYIK
- a CDS encoding LacI family DNA-binding transcriptional regulator; translated protein: MVTIKQVALEAGVSVSTVSRYITQKGYVSSEAEAKIKKAIDILNYSPNISAQSLKNKKSKLVGLLLPDISNPFFPMLAKGVEEFLREKGYQVILGNVNDDSKITKSYLQFLVQSNAAGVITTVDFKDEFPEFDLPAVTVDRVSKKSEFGVFSDNSQGGLLAAKAVVDAGAEKIAIIRGPLTTDNTNERFNSSVKYLDKVSVTYQIFQSRSYDFSEIQAEAEQLLKEHNTFDTIILPSDIHAVAYIQEIHRLNKQIPEDIQVIGYDDILMSQYIYPALSTIHQPAYEMGYEAAQLIYKLANDEPIEQKQIKLKVSYVERDSTKK
- the spxB gene encoding pyruvate oxidase; this encodes MVETVKAAVAAVKVLENWGVKDIYGLPGGSINSLMDALLEEKDRIRFVQVRHEEVGAMAASMHAKFTGHIGVAFGSAGPGGTHLMNGLYDAKEDHVPLLAIIGQFGTTGMNMDTFQEMNEDPIYADVSVYHRVVMTAQSLPHIIDEAIRQAYSKKGVAVVQLPVDLGWQDIAVGSWFDASQAYIQPEFADPQQPVLDKAAELLQNAERPVIFAGIGMRGANSELVEFSRKIKAPIMVSALAIDMVDDDYEAFLGSPTRVSRKPANDAIANADTVLMLGTNQPFIDVTNMFEHVKHVIQVDIDPAKLGKRQRTELSILADAKKVVLALTQQMNEREATPWWRANIKNVRNWKDYTTSLETDKQEPLNLYQVYHAINNVAKNDALFSTDVGDVTMTSVRHLHLGKGQLWRTSGLFATMGVGLPGAISAKLDFPNRQVWSLSGDGAFSMVMQDLATQAQEKLAIINVVFSNEQFGFIKDEQETTNKGYLGVEFTGIDFAKVAEAMGVRGFTVRKVEELYTVFAEATQLAESGLPVLIDAKITGESPIPVERLQLDPKKYSQETIDSFKKRFHAEILQPFAVFMEEEGLIEAGKATDLGGF
- the rbsD gene encoding D-ribose pyranase; the protein is MKKTKVINSDISRVIAQMGHFDKLSIGDAGMPVPKGTEKIDLAVDNGIPSFMDVLNNVLEELEVQKVYLAEEIKENNPVILDQIKDRLPDTPIEFIPHAEMKSELNNCHAFIRTGEMTPYANILLESNVVF
- a CDS encoding GNAT family N-acetyltransferase, whose product is MKTVEEENNIVLYNDENERIGEMTLMKMGNNIVVTHTGVAIEYRGQGLAKLLIKAGIEKARKENLKLQATCPYAANYFRAHKEELQDVLK
- the rsgA gene encoding ribosome small subunit-dependent GTPase A, translated to MNTTYNLKELGFKEKFKTQAEEYPTLYPGRITEQTRELYKVATDYGEITAEVSGKFRYEALDLAGFPTVGDFVMLDRVTNDIGIAQIQYCLNRQSKLIRKAAGTAHERQIIASNIDKVLICMSLNEDFNLRRAERYLSLVWESGAIPVFVLTKTDIAQDLDKKLKDLQEISFGVDIFLTSSLNEADYRFLLDYIKEGETIVLIGSSGVGKSTLVNCLLGENVLQTNGLRNDGKGKHTTTQRKLFKIPSGGMIIDTPGIREVGLDTANFTETFSDIERLATFCKFSDCAHEKEPGCAVREAIEEGRLSENRFLNYQKLMKEVGYEGMNSKEIERSKLDAMFKEIGGMKHARKALKQKNKHIY
- the rbsU gene encoding ribose/proton symporter RbsU; the encoded protein is MNTTALLIGLGPLLGWGLYPTIVSKIGGKPVNQILGSTLGTLIFAIVFSMSQGIHFASGMNLFLGILSGIGWAAGQIVTFYCFSLIGSSKVMPITTAFQLLAASLWGVIALGNWPGVSAKILGGFSLILIIFGASLTVWSEKKTPASTDLLRKVVIFLAIGTIGYWGYSAAPQASSLSGQEAFLPQAIGMLLTALIYSIVVSFKEKSKMAIFESVSYKHILSGFFFAFAALTYLISAQPDMNGLATGFILSQTSVVLATLTGIWFLNQRKTKKEMLLTLLGLLLIIIAATITVTI